Part of the Leclercia sp. AS011 genome is shown below.
TAAGCGCCGCTGTAATAAATGCGGCACAGCAATGGACAGCTACCTCATCGATCCGAAACGTAAGCTGCATGTCTGCGGTAACAACCCGACCTGCGACGGTTACGAGATCGAAGAGGGCGAGTTCCGCATTAAGGGCTATGACGGTCCGATCGTGGAGTGTGAAAAATGTGGTTCTGAAATGCACCTGAAGATGGGGCGTTTTGGTAAGTACATGGCCTGCACCAACGAAGAATGCAAAAACACGCGTAAGATCCTGCGTAACGGTGAAGTGGCACCGCCGAAGGAAGATCCGGTTCCCTTGCCGGAGCTGCCGTGCGAGAAGTCCGACGCCTACTTCGTCCTGCGTGACGGTGCGGCGGGGGTCTTCCTGGCGGCTAACACCTTCCCGAAATCGCGTGAAACCCGTGCACCGCTGGTAGAAGAGCTGTTCCGCTTCCGCGATCGCCTGGCTGAAAAGCTGCGCTATCTGGCCGATGCGCCACAGCAGGATCCGGAAGGTAATAAAACGGTTGTGCGTTTTAGCCGTAAAACCAAGCAGCAGTATGTTGCTGCTGAAAAGGACGGTAAAGCGACCGGTTGGTCAGCATTTTATGTTGACGGGAAATGGGTTGAAGGCAAGAAATAAGCCTTAATTACCGCGACTTACCTTTGAAAGGGCCGGACTTCCGGCCCTTTTTTATTGCCCTGTTATTATTTTTTGTTACGGGCTATACAGCAATGATATAAATGATATAGTGGTTATAGTTAACCCTTTTCTTATTATCAAATCGTCTTAAGCGATTGCCCGTGTGCGCTCAATCGGATGGTCCGGCATGAAACTACAGCAGCTTCGCTATATCGTTGAGGTGGTCAACCACAACCTTAACGTCTCTTCGACCGCAGAAGGTCTTTATACTTCGCAACCCGGTATCAGTAAGCAGGTTCGTATGCTTGAAGATGAGCTGGGGATCCAGATTTTCGCCCGCAGCGGTAAACATCTTACCCAGGTAACGCCAGCGGGGCAGGAGATTATCCGTATCGCCCGCGAAGTGCTGTCGAAGGTTGATGCCATCAAATCCGTGGCGGGTGAGCACACCTGGCCTGACAAAGGCTCGCTCTATATCGCTACCACTCACACCCAGGCGCGCTACGCTCTGCCAGGCGTGATTAAAGGGTTTATCGAGCGCTACCCTCGCGTTTCGCTGCATATGCATCAGGGCTCGCCGACGCAGATTGCTGAAGCGGTCTCCAAAGGCAATGCGGACTTCGCTATCGCCACCGAAGCGCTGCATCTTTACGACGATCTGGTGATGCTGCCTTGCTATCACTGGAACCGTTCGATCGTGGTGACCCCGGAACATCCGCTGGCGGCCAAAACCTCGGTGTCAATCGAAGAGCTTGCTCAGTATCCGTTGGTGACCTACACCTTTGGCTTTACCGGCCGTTCGGAATTGGATACCGCCTTCAATCGCGCAGGCTTGACGCCACGCATCGTCTTTACCGCCACCGATGCCGACGTGATCAAAACCTACGTGCGGCTGGGGCTGGGAGTAGGGGTGATTGCCAGCATGGCAGTGGATCCGATAGCCGATCCCGACCTGGTGCGCCTGGATACCCAGGGTGTGTTTGGCCACAGCACCACCAAAATAGGTTTCCGCCGCAGCACCTTCCTGCGTAGCTATATGTATGATTTCATTCAGCGATTCGCACCGCATTTAACCCGCGATGTGGTGGATACGGCAGTGGCGCTGCGCTCTAACGAAGACATCGAAGCGATGTTTAAAGATATTAAGCTGCCAGAAAAATAATCCCATCCGGTATCTTTCCTGCGGGAAAGATACCGTTATTGCCGTTTTGTCAGACCCGGTAACAAAAAGGCAACTAAAATAGAAAATAAATAGCCGCTACGCAAATCCCTCGTTTCATTTATATATATCCGCTCAAAAGATTAAATATTTCCCCGTATACGATTCGTAAATTCGCTGGATTTTCAACTAAAGTTTCTTTAGGATTTATCTCAGTGATGATTACTTATACCAATTGTTTGGTAGCCAAATGATAAGCAAAGTCGATTGTATGGGGTTAGCAATGCCGTCAGGAAGTCATGAGCCGCAACGGGATCCAGGGCTCAAGCGCAAAGCCTGGCTGGCGGTGTTTCTCGGTTCCACGCTGTTTTGGGTGGTAGTGGCGTTACTGATCTGGAAATTCTGGGGTTAACTATGACGGTACAGGGGCGCAGTGAAGCAGTGAAACCTATGTGTCAGCAACGTGACACTCGCCGCAAAGTCCGTAAAGAAGTCACCGCTCAGGTACCTGCTTCCTGGACGCTGTCACCGCAGCAGCAAGCTTTCATTGATTCGTTCGCAGAAGACGATAGTAAAAAACAATAATTATGCCGTTCGGGCGTAGTGCATTAATAATCCGGTGCGCTTTTGTACTCTTTAATAAATACACTTCAGCAATACCGAACTGAGCCAGACTCAGCCGTAAACAAATAAATAAAGACGGGTGTCACAATGATGAATAATATATCCGGAGTCAAATACTGGTCGTGGATCGCCGCCTTCTCTCTGTCGATTCTCTTCTGGTACCAGCTTATCTGGCTCACCCTACACTGAAAAATACAGCCTCGCGAATGCGGGGCTTTTTCTTTTTGACCTCTCCTTTTCTCTGCAAATTTGTCCATTTGGGTTGTTATCAAATCGTTACGGTGACGATGTGTTATCTTTAATTACGGCCCTGATAAAGGTCAGGGTATCGCAATCCCGGTAATTAAGGAGGAGCTTATGTCGTTAACCTTACGCGAAGCCAGTAAGGACACACTGCAGGCCGAGAATAAAACCTATCACTACTACAGCCTGCCGCTGGCCGCCAGGGAACTTGGAGACATCGACCGTTTACCCAAGTCGCTTAAAGTGTTACTGGAAAATCTCCTGCGCTGGCAGGACGAGGTCTCTGTCACCGCTGAGGACATTCACGCCCTCGCCGGATGGCTGCAAAATGCCCATGCCGACCGGGAGATAGCCTATCGTCCGGCCAGGGTCCTGATGCAGGATTTTACTGGCGTCCCGGCGGTGGTCGACCTGGCGGCGATGCGCGAGGCGGTCAAACGTCTTGGCGGGGACACCGCCAAAGTCAATCCGCTTTCCCCAGTGGATCTGGTGATTGACCACTCGGTGACCGTGGACCACTTTGGCGACGATGAGGCGTTTGAAGAGAACGTTCGCCTGGAGATGGAGCGTAACCACGAGCGTTATGTCTTTCTGAAGTGGGGCCAGCAGGCCTTCAGCCGCTTCAGCGTTGTTCCACCCGGCACCGGCATTTGCCACCAGGTCAATCTTGAATACCTCGGCAAGGCGGTGTGGAGCGAACTGCAGGATAAAGAGTGGGTGGCCTACCCGGATACGCTGGTCGGCACCGATTCGCACACCACCATGATCAACGGGCTTGGCGTGCTGGGCTGGGGGGTAGGGGGTATCGAAGCCGAGGCCGCCATGCTTGGCCAGCCGGTGTCGATGCTGATCCCTGATGTGGTCGGCTTTAAGCTGACCGGCAAACTGCGCGAAGGGATCACCGCCACCGATCTGGTGCTCACCGTAACCCAGATGCTGCGCAAGCACGGTGTGGTGGGC
Proteins encoded:
- the cysB gene encoding HTH-type transcriptional regulator CysB codes for the protein MKLQQLRYIVEVVNHNLNVSSTAEGLYTSQPGISKQVRMLEDELGIQIFARSGKHLTQVTPAGQEIIRIAREVLSKVDAIKSVAGEHTWPDKGSLYIATTHTQARYALPGVIKGFIERYPRVSLHMHQGSPTQIAEAVSKGNADFAIATEALHLYDDLVMLPCYHWNRSIVVTPEHPLAAKTSVSIEELAQYPLVTYTFGFTGRSELDTAFNRAGLTPRIVFTATDADVIKTYVRLGLGVGVIASMAVDPIADPDLVRLDTQGVFGHSTTKIGFRRSTFLRSYMYDFIQRFAPHLTRDVVDTAVALRSNEDIEAMFKDIKLPEK
- a CDS encoding YmiA family putative membrane protein — translated: MGLAMPSGSHEPQRDPGLKRKAWLAVFLGSTLFWVVVALLIWKFWG
- the ymiC gene encoding small membrane protein YmiC — its product is MNNISGVKYWSWIAAFSLSILFWYQLIWLTLH